Within the Bradyrhizobium ottawaense genome, the region GCCTCGAAGGCAAATCCGTCATCATCACCGGTGCTGGCAGCGGCATCGGGCGCGCGGCCTCGGTGTTGTTCGCCAGGGAAGGCGCCAAGCTTGTTATCGTCGATCGCGCCGAAGGCGTGAAGGAAACCGCCAAGCTGGTCGGCGATGCCGGCGGCACCGTCGAGGCCGTGATGGCGGATGCGGGCTCGGAAGCCGACGTGAAGGCCTTCATCGACAAGGCGGTCGCCAAATATGGAAGGCTCGATGCGATCTGGGCCAATGCCGGCGTCTCCGGCGGGCTGGTGCCGATCCCCGACCAGACCGTCGAACACTGGCAGGAAGTGCTGCGCATCAATTTGATCGGACCGTTCCTCGCGATCAAGCATTCGATGCCGCACATGATCAAGCAGAAGTCCGGTTCGATCGTCTGCACCGCGTCGGTCGCGGGCCTCAAGGCCGGCGCCAGCGGACATCCCTACGGCGCTAGCAAGGCTGGCGTCATCAGCCTGGTGCAGACCACCGCCTATTCGCTGTCCGGCACCGGCGTACGCATCAACGCGGTCTGCCCCGGCCTGATCGAGACAGGCATGACCAAGCCGGTGTTCGACCGCGCCAAGGAGCGCGG harbors:
- a CDS encoding SDR family NAD(P)-dependent oxidoreductase, with protein sequence MGRLEGKSVIITGAGSGIGRAASVLFAREGAKLVIVDRAEGVKETAKLVGDAGGTVEAVMADAGSEADVKAFIDKAVAKYGRLDAIWANAGVSGGLVPIPDQTVEHWQEVLRINLIGPFLAIKHSMPHMIKQKSGSIVCTASVAGLKAGASGHPYGASKAGVISLVQTTAYSLSGTGVRINAVCPGLIETGMTKPVFDRAKERGTQDKIGQLNPLKRPGQPHELAAMGLFLASDDASYVNGQAIPVDGGLTASMPYAGKPI